In Bradyrhizobium sp. CCBAU 051011, the following are encoded in one genomic region:
- a CDS encoding patatin-like phospholipase family protein, translating into MSTREPLPGFDDRAPRDRYCDLILTGGVTSSIAYPPAIFALATVYRFNSIGGASSGAGAAALAAAAEYRRRHGSSDGFRIMLERADSVAEEKDGKTRLAWLFQPEKENKRLFDALLPGFAKPTGKLAALVRGVVFAYAKSWIVLTIWIALAIVWLLALVSAGQGDINWLFAFLIGFSATMLALIVSVAAVFVLIVRDVGRMVRHDYGLCSGTRSGDARLPPFTDWLHSLIQEIAGRKVDDRPLTFADLAAAPGSPRETLNDPNPVGAASINLQMFTANVTHGRPYVFPQNEGEEDDRELYFRLSEMRRLFPPDVVRDMEVDPVTGRSNEYRGLARPAPPRAKAFPSSGFHWLWSLLMGKSPVVGSSEEPMYRLPTKHLPILVAARMSISFPVLFSAVPLWILDKRDKKKHVFRRCLFCDGGICSNFPIHLFDSPIPSWPTFGISLHEISTSKEGTAEAPSSPPTQAQEDYYGDVWLPKDHLQLGEDHWNEFETEPEPIERLYGFFSALASTTINWSDATLARLPGVRERVVQVGLRSGIGGLNILMKEQDIRGLADLGRVAALKLIKRYAFPVARSSGELSDGWNEHRWVRLNVMRDSLARSLAGLTWAASQPDNGKPLRDLIRQAIDEPILKKDKDEAAPATDNDSQLLAAQAAALEGVLDALMQAERALNLPTVGQPYKPLPRPVMRVRPPL; encoded by the coding sequence ATGTCCACCAGGGAACCGCTACCTGGCTTCGATGATCGGGCGCCGAGAGATCGCTATTGCGATCTGATTCTCACCGGTGGCGTCACGAGTTCGATTGCCTATCCGCCGGCCATATTCGCGCTGGCGACTGTCTATCGCTTCAACAGTATCGGCGGAGCGTCGTCAGGCGCCGGCGCTGCAGCATTGGCCGCCGCCGCCGAATACCGGCGTCGGCACGGATCGTCGGACGGCTTCCGGATCATGCTGGAGCGCGCCGATTCTGTCGCCGAGGAAAAAGACGGCAAGACGCGCCTCGCATGGCTTTTCCAACCCGAGAAAGAAAACAAGCGTCTGTTCGATGCGCTGTTGCCCGGCTTCGCCAAGCCAACCGGTAAACTGGCGGCGTTGGTACGCGGCGTCGTTTTCGCCTACGCAAAGTCGTGGATCGTGCTGACGATCTGGATCGCCCTCGCGATCGTCTGGCTCCTCGCGCTCGTGAGCGCCGGACAAGGCGACATCAACTGGCTGTTCGCTTTCCTGATTGGGTTCAGTGCGACGATGCTCGCCCTCATTGTGAGCGTTGCCGCGGTATTCGTGTTAATCGTACGCGACGTCGGACGTATGGTGCGGCACGACTACGGTTTGTGCAGCGGCACGCGCTCGGGGGACGCGCGGCTCCCGCCCTTCACTGACTGGCTGCACAGCCTCATCCAGGAGATTGCCGGGCGGAAAGTAGACGACCGGCCGCTGACCTTCGCAGACCTCGCCGCCGCGCCGGGCTCGCCGCGGGAGACCTTGAACGATCCGAACCCGGTGGGTGCCGCTTCGATCAATCTCCAGATGTTCACCGCCAACGTTACCCACGGGCGTCCATACGTCTTTCCGCAGAATGAAGGCGAAGAGGATGACCGCGAGCTTTACTTTCGCTTGAGCGAGATGCGCCGGCTCTTCCCGCCCGATGTGGTCAGGGACATGGAGGTCGATCCGGTCACGGGCCGGTCAAATGAGTATCGAGGGCTTGCCCGGCCAGCGCCGCCTCGTGCGAAAGCCTTTCCCTCCAGTGGATTCCACTGGCTTTGGTCACTCCTCATGGGCAAATCGCCGGTCGTTGGGAGCAGTGAGGAGCCGATGTATCGGCTGCCGACAAAGCACCTGCCGATCCTGGTGGCCGCGCGCATGAGCATCAGCTTTCCGGTCCTGTTCAGCGCAGTACCGCTCTGGATCCTGGACAAGCGGGACAAGAAGAAGCATGTGTTCAGGCGCTGCCTGTTCTGCGACGGCGGCATCTGTTCGAACTTTCCGATCCATCTCTTCGACAGCCCCATTCCCTCCTGGCCTACTTTCGGCATCTCGCTGCACGAGATTTCCACGAGCAAGGAAGGGACGGCGGAAGCCCCTTCTTCCCCGCCGACGCAAGCGCAGGAAGATTATTACGGTGACGTGTGGTTGCCGAAAGACCACCTCCAGCTGGGGGAGGACCACTGGAACGAGTTCGAGACCGAGCCCGAGCCTATCGAAAGGCTCTACGGCTTCTTCAGTGCGCTTGCATCGACAACGATTAACTGGAGCGACGCCACGCTAGCTCGCCTGCCCGGGGTGCGCGAACGCGTCGTGCAGGTGGGGCTGCGTAGCGGGATCGGCGGCCTGAACATCCTGATGAAGGAGCAGGACATCAGGGGCCTGGCCGATCTGGGGCGGGTGGCGGCACTCAAGCTGATCAAGCGATATGCCTTCCCCGTCGCGCGCAGTTCCGGTGAACTGTCGGACGGCTGGAATGAGCATCGCTGGGTGCGACTCAATGTAATGCGAGACAGCCTGGCGAGGAGCCTGGCCGGTCTGACCTGGGCGGCCTCGCAGCCTGATAACGGCAAGCCGCTTCGCGACCTGATCCGTCAGGCAATCGACGAACCAATACTGAAAAAGGACAAGGATGAAGCCGCGCCGGCAACGGACAACGATTCGCAATTGCTCGCGGCGCAGGCGGCCGCATTGGAGGGCGTGTTGGACGCCCTGATGCAGGCGGAGCGTGCGTTGAACCTGCCGACAGTGGGGCAGCCCTACAAGCCGTTGCCGCGGCCGGTCATGCGGGTGCGGCCGCCACTCTAG